Proteins from one Elgaria multicarinata webbii isolate HBS135686 ecotype San Diego chromosome 3, rElgMul1.1.pri, whole genome shotgun sequence genomic window:
- the LOC134396070 gene encoding tripartite motif-containing protein 10-like — MATAPTSVGMEEEATCPICLKYLRDPVTLECSHTFCRSCVTNYFETWEEPGDLECPICQAKIQKGNLRPNGQLANITEKIKHLPLNPGKECLCPRHKENLTWFCKEDEELVCSVCEQSLEHRSHTLLSPEEAAQEYKDQICSFLKILKKRRGKIPAYAADTGKERQDLLKEIRSESEKTVAKFRRLHQFLDEQEKLLLAEMEELEKEIAKKRDEYMVRLSEQFSCLERVIEEMEEKCQQPACKLLQDIRSSLQRCEEKAKFENPMAFPSALKWRIWDFCDITPFLEGVMKQFRDALVCGLQLQKANITLDPDTAHPQLILSEDRKSVRWGDVHRDLPPNPERFDRCAFVLGREGFTAGRHFWDVVLGSEERWAVGVARKSMKRKGLFNLNQKEGVWAVGKWGDTYIATKATGNAALSLGAELKKIRVILNCAGGKVCFYNADTAAQIYAYQAASFSGKTLYPFFCAADKAHLTVSP, encoded by the exons ATGGCCACAGCACCGACATCTGTGGGTATGGAAGAGGAAGCCACATGCCCCATCTGCCTGAAGTATTTGAGAGACCCAGTGACCCTTGAGTGCAGCCACACATTCTGTCGATCCTGTGTCACCAACTACTTTGAGACATGGGAAGAGCCGGGGGACTTGGAGTGTCCCATCTGCCAAGCCAAGATCCAGAAAGGAAATTTGCGGCCCAATGGGCAGCTGGCAAATATAACGGAAAAAATCAAACACCTGCCGTTAAATCCAGGGAAAGAGTGTCTCTGTCCAAGGCACAAGGAAAATCTCACCTGGTTTTGCAAAGAGGACGAAGAATTGGTGTGTTCAGTTTGTGAGCAATCCCTAGAACATAGATCACACACTCTGCTTTCTCCGGAAGAGGCTGCCCAAGAATACAAG GATCAGATCTGTAGCTTCCTAAAGATTCTGAAGAAGAGGAGaggaaaaataccagcatatgcaGCAGACACAGGGAAAGAAAGGCAGGACCTGCTT AAAGAAATAAGATCAGAAAGTGAAAAGACAGTGGCTAAATTCAGACGACTGCACCAGTTTCTGGATGAACAAGAGAAGCTTCTGCTGGCTGAGATGGAAGAGCTGGAGAAGGAGATTGCCAAGAAACGGGATGAGTACATGGTCAGACTCTCGGAGCAATTCTCCTGTCTTGAAAGAGTCATcgaagagatggaggagaagtGTCAGCAGCCAGCGTGTAAACTCCTGCAG GATATTAGGAGCTCCCTGCAGAG GTGTGAGGAGAAGGCGAAGTTTGAGAATCCCATGGCATTTCCTTCTGCACTGAAGTGGAGGATCTGGGACTTCTGTGACATAACTCCCTTTCTGGAGGGTGTCATGAAGCAATTCAGAG ACGCTCTGGTATGTGGACTTCAGCTGCAAAAAG CCAACATAACTCTGGACCCAGACACGGCCCATCCCCAGCTCATCCTGTCCGAGGATCGCAAAAGTGTGAGATGGGGAGACGTACATCGAGATCTGCCCCCAAACCCGGAGAGATTTGACCGATGTGCTTTTGTGCTGGGACGTGAGGGATTCACTGCTGGCAGACACTTCTGGGATGTCGTTCTGGGGAGTGAGGAGCGATGGGCTGTGGGGGTCGCCAGGAAATCTAtgaagagaaagggcctttttaatCTCAATCAGAAGGAAGGAGTCTGGGCTGTGGGCAAGTGGGGAGATACGTATATAGCCACCAAAGCCACTGGTAATGCTGCCTTGTCCTTGGGTGCTGAGCTCAAGAAGATCCGGGTGATTCTGAACTGTGCTGGGGGCAAGGTGTGCTTTTACAATGCTGATACAGCAGCCCAGATATATGCCTACCAGGCTGCCTCATTCTCCGGAAAGACCCTTTACCCCTTCTTTTGTGCAGCCGACAAAGCTCATCTGACAGTTTCTCCTTAA